Proteins from one Loktanella sp. M215 genomic window:
- a CDS encoding LysE/ArgO family amino acid transporter, whose amino-acid sequence MIAAALTGFATGFSLILAIGAQNAFVLRQGLAQAHVFWLCLFCAASDAVLIAAGVLGFGAIVALWPDLPRVMALAGAAFLAVYGLQRLIAAWRGDYALQLGGQTRALWPTLATAAAFTWLNPHVYLDTLGLIGAISTDFHGSALKTAFGAGAVLASFVFFFSLGYGARLLGPVMQSARAWRVLDTGIGLVMWALAVKLLS is encoded by the coding sequence GTGATCGCGGCGGCGCTGACCGGATTTGCGACGGGGTTTTCCCTGATCCTCGCCATCGGCGCGCAGAATGCCTTTGTCTTGCGGCAGGGACTGGCGCAGGCGCATGTGTTCTGGCTGTGCCTGTTCTGTGCCGCCTCCGACGCGGTGCTGATCGCCGCGGGCGTGCTGGGTTTTGGCGCCATCGTCGCCCTGTGGCCTGACCTGCCGCGCGTCATGGCGCTGGCAGGGGCCGCGTTCCTTGCGGTCTATGGGTTGCAACGTCTGATCGCGGCCTGGCGCGGGGATTACGCGTTGCAATTGGGCGGTCAGACCCGGGCACTGTGGCCGACGCTGGCCACCGCCGCCGCCTTTACCTGGCTGAATCCGCATGTCTATCTGGACACACTGGGCCTGATCGGTGCGATTTCGACGGATTTCCATGGGTCGGCGCTGAAGACCGCCTTCGGGGCCGGCGCTGTCCTCGCCTCTTTCGTCTTCTTCTTCAGCCTCGGCTACGGCGCCCGTTTGCTGGGGCCAGTCATGCAATCGGCGCGGGCGTGGCGGGTGCTGGATACGGGAATCGGGCTGGTGATGTGGGCGCTGGCGGTCAAGCTGCTCAGCTGA
- a CDS encoding DUF502 domain-containing protein yields the protein MSLDPHPDDHKRPRRPSLIGRLRSNFLAGLIIIAPIGLTFWLIYTVVGWIDGWVWPFVPGRFRPDALVNRWFGTDGGPPIAVNVRGIGVVIFLVFTVIVGWLGKGFIGRAIIRFGEHLVDRTPVVRSIYNGVKQIAETVFSQRDTSFDHACLVEYPKEGIWAIAFISTAAKGEIAAKLPGDEEIATVFLPTTPNPTSGFLLFLPRSKVIILDMSVEDAAKLVISAGLVYPNPKDPKLPPVTA from the coding sequence ATGAGCCTCGACCCCCATCCCGACGACCACAAGCGCCCGCGCCGCCCCAGCCTGATCGGGCGGCTGCGTAGCAATTTTCTGGCCGGTCTGATCATCATCGCGCCCATCGGGCTGACCTTCTGGCTAATTTATACGGTCGTGGGCTGGATCGACGGCTGGGTCTGGCCCTTCGTCCCGGGCCGTTTTCGCCCCGACGCGCTGGTCAACCGCTGGTTCGGCACCGACGGCGGCCCGCCCATCGCCGTCAACGTGCGCGGCATCGGCGTCGTGATCTTCCTCGTCTTTACCGTGATCGTCGGCTGGCTGGGCAAGGGGTTCATCGGGCGTGCCATCATCCGGTTCGGCGAACACCTGGTCGACCGCACCCCCGTCGTGCGCAGCATCTACAACGGCGTGAAGCAGATCGCCGAGACGGTGTTCAGCCAGCGCGACACCTCCTTCGATCATGCCTGCCTTGTCGAATATCCAAAGGAGGGGATCTGGGCGATCGCCTTCATCTCGACCGCCGCAAAGGGAGAGATCGCGGCCAAGCTGCCGGGCGACGAGGAGATCGCGACCGTGTTCCTGCCTACGACGCCAAACCCCACATCGGGCTTTCTGCTGTTCCTGCCCCGGTCCAAGGTCATCATCCTCGACATGAGCGTGGAGGATGCGGCGAAACTCGTGATTTCGGCGGGCCTCGTCTATCCCAATCCCAAGGATCCGAAACTGCCGCCCGTGACCGCGTGA
- a CDS encoding pseudouridine-5'-phosphate glycosidase, protein MIPMTYSAEVQSALDAGTAIVALESTIITHGMPYPQNVETARLVEQDVRDAGATPATIAVIDGMLHIGLEEEELTALGQAEHVAKLSRADIAACIAIGGTGATTVAATMIAAHLAGIAVFATGGIGGVHRGAELSFDISADLHELAQTPVTVVAAGAKAILDLNKTYEVLETLGVPVIAYGQDTLPAFWSRDSGMAAPLRMDTARDIATAQIVRNVMGLPGGQLVCNPIPQADEIPADDLSRMIAQALVDAEAQGISAKAVTPFLLDRIFTLTDGRSLTANIALVRNNARLAAAIAIEMGTAAG, encoded by the coding sequence ATGATCCCCATGACCTACAGCGCCGAGGTGCAGAGCGCACTAGACGCGGGCACCGCCATCGTGGCGCTGGAAAGCACCATCATCACACACGGCATGCCCTATCCGCAGAACGTGGAAACGGCGCGGCTGGTCGAACAGGACGTGCGTGACGCTGGTGCGACACCCGCGACCATCGCCGTGATCGACGGCATGCTGCATATCGGTCTGGAAGAGGAAGAGTTGACCGCCCTTGGTCAGGCAGAACACGTCGCCAAGCTGTCCCGCGCAGATATCGCCGCCTGCATCGCCATCGGCGGCACCGGGGCCACGACAGTCGCGGCCACGATGATTGCCGCGCATCTGGCGGGCATCGCTGTCTTTGCCACGGGTGGCATCGGCGGCGTCCACCGCGGGGCGGAGCTGTCATTCGACATCAGCGCCGACCTGCACGAGTTGGCACAGACGCCGGTGACGGTTGTGGCTGCGGGCGCAAAGGCGATCCTTGACCTGAACAAGACCTACGAAGTGCTTGAAACCCTTGGCGTTCCCGTCATCGCCTACGGTCAGGACACCCTGCCCGCCTTCTGGTCGCGCGACAGCGGCATGGCAGCGCCCCTGCGCATGGACACCGCCCGCGACATCGCCACGGCGCAGATCGTGCGCAACGTGATGGGCTTGCCCGGCGGGCAACTGGTCTGCAACCCGATCCCGCAGGCGGACGAGATCCCGGCCGACGACCTGTCACGGATGATCGCGCAGGCCCTTGTGGATGCAGAGGCGCAGGGGATCAGCGCCAAGGCCGTGACCCCCTTTCTGCTGGACCGCATCTTTACCCTGACCGACGGCCGGTCCCTGACCGCCAACATCGCGCTCGTGCGCAACAACGCACGTCTGGCCGCCGCGATTGCCATCGAAATGGGCACCGCTGCCGGTTAA
- a CDS encoding PfkB family carbohydrate kinase yields the protein MSAAPDIICIGSVLWDVIGRTASHMRAGADVPGRITRLPGGVAMNIAMTLKRFGLTPALLTVIGRDTDGEALVAEAQAMGLICDHIYRSDDLPTDVYMAIEAANGLIAAIADAHSLEAAGDKILRPLSDGRLGSTDAPYDGCVALDGNLTEDLLRSIATSPLFARADLRVAPASPGKAERLLALQGHPSATLYVNLEEAGLLCQSHFADSATACAALLKRGAHRVLVTDGGRAASEGTAGDVITAQPPQVLVTRVTGAGDTFMAAHIASERQGFDRPAALARALDAAATYVSGETPL from the coding sequence ATGAGTGCCGCGCCTGACATCATCTGCATCGGCTCCGTCCTGTGGGACGTGATCGGCCGCACCGCCAGCCACATGCGGGCGGGTGCGGACGTGCCCGGGCGCATCACGCGCCTGCCCGGCGGTGTCGCGATGAACATCGCCATGACGCTTAAACGCTTTGGCCTGACTCCTGCCCTGCTGACCGTCATTGGACGCGACACGGACGGCGAGGCGCTGGTGGCCGAGGCGCAGGCCATGGGCCTGATCTGCGACCACATCTACCGCTCTGACGATCTGCCGACGGACGTCTACATGGCGATCGAGGCCGCGAACGGCCTGATCGCCGCCATCGCCGACGCCCATTCGCTGGAGGCTGCGGGCGACAAAATCCTGCGGCCCCTGTCGGACGGACGGCTGGGATCGACTGACGCCCCCTATGACGGGTGCGTCGCCCTTGACGGCAACCTGACAGAGGATCTGCTGCGCAGCATCGCCACCTCGCCGCTGTTTGCGCGCGCTGACCTGCGTGTGGCCCCCGCGTCCCCCGGCAAGGCGGAGCGGTTGCTGGCCTTGCAGGGTCACCCCTCTGCCACGCTTTACGTGAACCTCGAAGAAGCCGGACTGCTCTGCCAGTCGCATTTCGCTGATAGTGCAACTGCTTGTGCTGCACTGTTAAAGCGCGGGGCGCACCGGGTGCTAGTCACCGACGGTGGCCGCGCCGCGTCAGAGGGCACCGCAGGCGACGTCATCACCGCCCAACCGCCACAGGTCCTCGTCACCCGCGTGACTGGTGCCGGCGACACCTTCATGGCCGCGCATATCGCGTCCGAACGGCAGGGCTTTGATCGTCCCGCCGCCCTCGCGCGCGCCCTCGACGCCGCCGCCACCTACGTATCCGGAGAGACTCCCCTATGA
- a CDS encoding DUF4198 domain-containing protein, which produces MRRLTLALALLASPVSAHEFWLQPVDYSVEPDATLIVRIVNGSDYTGQSLPFLPQRIARFDDYVNGTPTPVEGRTGDLPAVTMQATQPGLNVLAYQAQNATVDYKDWDTFVRFTEHKDFPGILDKHRARGFPEEAFREVYSRYSKALVAVGDGAGQDQRTGLETEIVALTNPYTDDMKDGMKFQLWYGDSPRANVRFEVYDYSPAGEITQTFLTTDDQGMVTVPVKPGYMYMADAVVIREPEAALAEETGALWETLWANMTWAVPG; this is translated from the coding sequence TGCGTCGTCTTACCCTTGCCTTGGCCCTGCTGGCATCCCCCGTCAGCGCCCATGAATTCTGGCTGCAACCCGTGGATTACTCTGTGGAGCCGGACGCTACGTTGATCGTGCGGATTGTCAACGGGTCGGACTATACCGGGCAAAGCCTGCCGTTTTTACCGCAGCGGATCGCGCGGTTCGACGATTACGTGAACGGCACACCGACCCCGGTCGAGGGCCGGACCGGCGACCTGCCCGCTGTCACGATGCAGGCCACCCAGCCGGGGCTGAACGTGCTGGCCTATCAGGCCCAGAACGCCACCGTCGATTACAAGGACTGGGACACCTTCGTGCGGTTCACCGAACACAAGGATTTCCCGGGCATTCTGGACAAGCACCGCGCACGCGGCTTTCCGGAAGAAGCCTTTCGCGAGGTTTACTCCCGCTACTCCAAGGCGCTGGTCGCGGTGGGTGACGGCGCCGGACAGGATCAGCGCACCGGGCTGGAGACGGAAATCGTCGCCCTGACCAATCCCTATACCGACGACATGAAGGACGGCATGAAATTCCAGCTGTGGTACGGCGACAGCCCACGCGCCAACGTCCGGTTCGAAGTCTATGACTACAGCCCCGCAGGCGAGATCACGCAGACCTTCCTGACGACAGACGACCAGGGCATGGTCACGGTGCCCGTCAAGCCGGGCTACATGTACATGGCCGACGCCGTCGTGATCCGTGAACCCGAAGCGGCCCTCGCCGAAGAGACAGGCGCGCTGTGGGAAACGCTGTGGGCGAACATGACCTGGGCCGTGCCAGGCTGA